From a region of the Zingiber officinale cultivar Zhangliang chromosome 4B, Zo_v1.1, whole genome shotgun sequence genome:
- the LOC121977569 gene encoding uncharacterized protein LOC121977569, whose translation MAFFCDAGSSNLLLAVLCLLSASVSARPGVLFLHPCNTLFVTYTVSTTDAALSGGRTGSVSIYRIIKPSLTFDADPRPATIPRSGIVLPRREAAPTNPEPLVFSSLQERAKDILVVVIGLLFGVGCGALTAATMYLAWSLISHGHEICCSDAYSEEEEEEDVAEYPNQEGYVKIPAA comes from the coding sequence ATGGCTTTCTTCTGCGACGCCGGCTCCTCTAATCTCCTCCTCGCCGTACTCTGCCTCCTCAGCGCCTCCGTTTCCGCCCGCCCCGGCGTCCTCTTCTTACATCCTTGCAACACCCTTTTCGTCACTTACACCGTTTCGACCACCGACGCAGCCCTCTCAGGTGGCCGCACCGGATCCGTCTCCATCTACCGCATAATCAAGCCCTCCCTCACCTTCGACGCCGATCCCCGCCCCGCGACGATCCCGCGTTCGGGAATCGTCCTCCCGCGCCGAGAGGCCGCCCCCACCAATCCCGAGCCCTTAGTTTTCAGCTCCCTCCAAGAGCGCGCCAAGGATATCCTGGTGGTCGTTATCGGCCTTCTCTTCGGGGTCGGCTGCGGCGCCCTCACCGCGGCCACCATGTACTTGGCCTGGTCCCTCATCAGCCACGGGCACGAGATTTGCTGCTCTGATGCCTAcagcgaggaggaagaggaggaggatgtGGCCGAGTACCCCAACCAGGAGGGATATGTCAAGATCCCTGCTGCTTAA